The following coding sequences lie in one Campylobacteraceae bacterium genomic window:
- a CDS encoding succinate--CoA ligase, whose amino-acid sequence MRTISVAHSPDADDIFMYYAIKFGWVSPKDAKFTNIAADIETLNQATLKGEYDICAISFALYPFVKEDYALLKTAVSFGDGYGPKLIKLKGKKLKRNFKVALSGEYTTNALLFKIAYPNAKPVYMNFLEIEEAVLNGDVDAGVLIHESILTYDDKLEVEKEMWDIWQNLAGKDLPLPLGGMCLRRSLPLAHAINYENTLIKAVIVGNKNKALLSRMLMDEGLIRVDAPTLDKYLDLYANDDSVEMSDLQLKALDKLFELGFKHGFYENLLKSKEFLIPCEYEELRAQ is encoded by the coding sequence TTGAGAACCATAAGCGTAGCACACTCCCCCGATGCAGATGATATTTTTATGTATTATGCAATTAAATTTGGTTGGGTAAGTCCAAAAGATGCCAAATTTACAAATATTGCAGCAGATATTGAAACTCTTAACCAAGCAACACTAAAAGGAGAGTACGATATTTGTGCTATTTCTTTTGCTTTGTACCCTTTTGTAAAAGAGGATTATGCACTTCTTAAAACAGCTGTTTCTTTTGGAGATGGTTATGGTCCTAAACTTATTAAATTAAAAGGCAAAAAACTTAAAAGAAATTTTAAAGTGGCATTAAGTGGAGAATATACGACCAATGCCCTTTTATTTAAAATAGCTTATCCCAATGCTAAACCTGTGTATATGAATTTTTTAGAAATTGAAGAAGCTGTTCTAAATGGAGATGTAGATGCAGGTGTTTTAATTCATGAATCAATTTTAACCTATGATGATAAATTAGAAGTTGAAAAAGAGATGTGGGATATTTGGCAAAACCTTGCTGGAAAAGATTTACCTCTTCCTTTAGGTGGAATGTGCTTAAGAAGATCCCTTCCTTTAGCTCATGCTATTAATTATGAAAATACATTAATAAAAGCGGTAATAGTTGGAAATAAAAATAAAGCATTATTGTCTCGAATGTTAATGGACGAAGGTTTAATTAGAGTAGATGCGCCAACACTTGATAAATACCTTGATTTATATGCGAATGATGATTCCGTAGAAATGAGTGATTTACAATTAAAAGCCTTGGATAAACTCTTTGAACTTGGGTTTAAACATGGTTTTTATGAGAACTTATTAAAAAGTAAAGAGTTTTTAATTCCTTGTGAATATGAAGAATTAAGAGCACAATAA
- the nuoN gene encoding NADH-quinone oxidoreductase subunit NuoN — protein MNPNIPSVVIDFAELNFASLLPMIIVIVGALSILCIDLFTKKTDKSLYIILSVLFLLMALGSIIGFSGPVRGMFDLMLIDGIAVLAQIIILISSVFFVLLYLNKMHFHETQYPEYFALYLFAVAGFMFMVSTDSLILIFVGLETSSMALYTMIAMHNRHNAIEAAIKYFTMGALATAFFAFASMIFYALTGSVELSIISDVLVESGFENYAFVIVGVIFMVGALGFKLSLVPFHAWVADVYQGSSAALAGFISIVPKVAGFVVALRFFEIFVAARDPYVEAILYVIVVLTMTIPNILALLQKDLARMLAYSSISSAGFVMSAILIGTTQATQAMFLYWILFFVVNLGVFALLWVMRNKDYENYESDYSYERYAGLVRSSKYTAILMALFMLSLAGLPPLAIFWGKMYLIGSAINSGMIYLAVIMVLNSAIAVYYYLRPIVVMFLLEPKDEKKKVLNNSSKALRFVLTTCAIFTLLSIFLIEPLLNIILYYVQSSGF, from the coding sequence ATGAATCCGAATATTCCTTCTGTTGTAATTGATTTTGCAGAATTAAACTTTGCCAGTTTATTACCTATGATTATTGTTATTGTAGGAGCTTTAAGTATTTTATGTATAGATTTATTTACAAAAAAAACAGATAAATCTTTATATATAATTTTAAGTGTTTTGTTTTTACTTATGGCTTTGGGCTCTATTATTGGGTTCTCAGGACCTGTGCGTGGAATGTTTGATTTAATGTTGATTGATGGAATAGCTGTTTTAGCTCAAATCATTATATTAATATCCTCTGTGTTTTTTGTCCTTTTATATTTAAATAAAATGCACTTTCATGAAACACAATATCCAGAGTATTTTGCCCTGTATTTATTTGCCGTAGCTGGGTTTATGTTTATGGTAAGCACTGATTCTTTGATTTTAATTTTTGTGGGACTTGAGACCTCCTCTATGGCTTTATATACCATGATAGCAATGCATAACAGACACAATGCTATAGAAGCGGCCATCAAGTATTTCACGATGGGCGCTTTAGCTACTGCTTTTTTTGCTTTTGCTTCTATGATTTTTTATGCTCTTACAGGAAGTGTTGAGCTTAGTATTATTTCTGATGTTTTGGTTGAGTCCGGTTTTGAAAATTATGCTTTTGTAATTGTTGGGGTTATTTTTATGGTGGGGGCTTTAGGTTTTAAACTCTCACTTGTTCCTTTTCATGCTTGGGTTGCAGATGTGTATCAAGGAAGTTCAGCAGCTCTCGCTGGTTTTATTTCCATTGTTCCAAAAGTAGCAGGTTTTGTTGTAGCTTTACGATTCTTTGAGATTTTTGTAGCTGCACGTGATCCTTATGTAGAAGCTATTTTATACGTGATTGTTGTTTTAACCATGACTATTCCAAATATTCTTGCTTTATTGCAAAAAGACTTAGCACGAATGTTGGCGTATTCTTCTATTTCTTCTGCTGGTTTTGTTATGAGTGCTATTTTAATTGGAACGACACAAGCAACACAAGCAATGTTTTTGTATTGGATTTTATTTTTTGTAGTTAATTTGGGAGTTTTTGCTTTGCTTTGGGTTATGAGAAATAAAGATTATGAAAATTATGAATCCGATTATTCTTATGAGCGATATGCTGGATTAGTTAGAAGTTCAAAATATACTGCAATTTTGATGGCTTTATTTATGCTTTCTTTAGCAGGTCTTCCCCCTTTGGCAATCTTTTGGGGAAAGATGTATTTAATTGGAAGTGCTATTAATTCTGGCATGATATATTTAGCTGTAATTATGGTTTTAAACTCTGCTATTGCCGTTTATTATTATTTACGACCCATAGTAGTAATGTTTTTATTAGAGCCTAAGGATGAAAAAAAGAAAGTTTTAAATAACTCTTCAAAAGCTTTGCGTTTTGTCTTAACTACTTGTGCTATTTTTACTTTGTTAAGTATTTTTTTAATAGAACCTTTATTAAATATTATTTTATATTATGTTCAAAGTTCAGGTTTCTAA
- a CDS encoding NADH-quinone oxidoreductase subunit M, with product MDYILSILIFFPALAALIGILVKKDSIFIYGLIVTGLELVLSLILYSLFDVHEAQMQFIEEYALIPSYGISYLVGIDGISLFLVIMTTFMSFISLLALNEKKDLKQLILTVLFLEMTMVGVFLALDAIVFYLFWELSLVPMLFIIGVWGGKQRIYACIKFFLYTFLGSMIMLVAMLYLGYIYYATTGIWSFSLLDWNLLLLPFDMQLWLFVAFFAGFAVKVPMFPFHTWLPYAHGQAPTIGSVLLAAVLLKMGTYGFIRFSLPLFPDASVYFMIPMAILALIAIIYTAMLAYAQEDMKQVIAYSSVSHMGVIILGTFALNVEGIGGSIFLMISHGLVSGALFMLVGMLYDRRHTKMISEFGGLASVMPKFAVIFALMLMASVGLPLTIGFVGEFLSLLGFFKVSPIIASLAGLTIILGAVYMLVMYKSVFFGKLDNKKNEKLIDINKNEVLALLPLCFLVVLLGIFPKIILTPVNTSVNELVNIMEIKAVKQSSKDTLRIINVIGGK from the coding sequence ATGGATTACATTTTATCAATACTAATATTTTTCCCAGCCCTTGCTGCTCTTATTGGAATTTTGGTTAAAAAAGATTCTATTTTTATCTATGGTCTTATAGTTACTGGTTTAGAATTAGTTTTATCCTTGATTTTATATTCACTTTTTGATGTCCATGAAGCACAAATGCAGTTCATAGAAGAATATGCGCTTATTCCTTCTTATGGTATTTCTTATCTTGTAGGAATTGATGGTATTTCTTTATTTTTAGTGATTATGACTACTTTTATGAGTTTTATTTCTTTACTTGCTTTAAATGAGAAAAAAGACTTAAAACAATTAATTCTTACTGTTTTATTTTTAGAAATGACAATGGTTGGAGTGTTTTTAGCGCTTGATGCAATTGTCTTTTATCTTTTTTGGGAATTATCACTTGTTCCTATGTTATTTATAATTGGTGTTTGGGGTGGGAAACAACGAATTTATGCCTGCATTAAATTTTTCTTATATACCTTCTTAGGTTCTATGATTATGCTTGTTGCAATGTTGTATTTGGGATATATTTATTATGCAACCACAGGTATTTGGAGTTTTTCTTTACTTGATTGGAATTTGCTTTTATTGCCTTTTGATATGCAGTTATGGTTATTTGTAGCCTTTTTTGCAGGTTTTGCAGTAAAAGTACCTATGTTTCCTTTCCATACATGGTTGCCTTATGCTCATGGACAAGCACCAACCATTGGGTCTGTACTTCTAGCTGCAGTGTTATTAAAAATGGGAACTTACGGTTTTATTCGTTTCTCTCTTCCTTTGTTTCCTGATGCCAGTGTTTATTTTATGATACCTATGGCTATTTTAGCTCTTATTGCTATTATTTATACTGCTATGTTGGCCTACGCTCAAGAAGATATGAAACAAGTTATTGCTTATTCTTCAGTTTCACATATGGGTGTTATTATTTTAGGAACTTTTGCTTTAAATGTTGAAGGAATAGGGGGATCAATATTTTTAATGATTTCTCATGGTTTGGTTTCAGGGGCACTGTTTATGTTAGTAGGAATGTTATACGATAGGCGTCATACTAAAATGATAAGTGAATTTGGAGGCTTAGCATCTGTCATGCCTAAGTTTGCAGTTATTTTTGCTTTAATGTTAATGGCAAGTGTGGGATTGCCTCTTACAATTGGTTTTGTAGGAGAGTTTTTATCTCTTTTAGGGTTTTTTAAGGTCTCACCTATAATAGCTTCTTTAGCAGGTCTTACTATTATTTTAGGCGCTGTTTATATGTTGGTTATGTATAAAAGTGTATTCTTTGGAAAACTTGATAATAAAAAGAATGAAAAATTAATTGATATTAATAAAAACGAAGTTTTGGCTTTACTTCCTTTATGTTTCTTAGTTGTTCTCTTAGGTATTTTTCCTAAAATTATTTTAACACCTGTGAATACAAGTGTTAATGAGCTTGTTAATATTATGGAAATTAAAGCGGTAAAACAAAGCAGTAAAGATACATTAAGAATAATTAATGTGATAGGAGGTAAATAA
- the nuoL gene encoding NADH-quinone oxidoreductase subunit L produces MEIFVYLALFSPLVGSLVAALFAMKKKVLFTGIFTSCLLGISTLSSFYLLYFIFTTNEVIQVELMQWINIGNINVSFSFVVDYISVVMMCVVTLVSTMVHIHSIGYMEDDKGFNRYFSYLSAFVFSMLVLVMSDNFLGLFIGWEGVGLCSWLLIGFWYHKDSASWAANEAFIMNRVADLGMLIAIFLIFWNLGSLNYDIVFANISTLDIETISLIGIFLFIGAMGKSAQFPFHTWLADAMEGPTPVSALIHAATMVTAGVYLLVRCNEIYVLIPHIGYAIACLGAFVAIFAASMALVHNDMKKIIAYSTLSQLGYMFVAAGLGAYWVALFHLVTHAFFKSVLFLGAGNVMHAMHNELDIRKMGGLYKQMKSTAIIMIIASIALAGIYPLAGFFSKDKILEAAFNADATFIWFVLWSGAFMTAFYSFRLIFKVFFGKVSYDVDTLKPHETHNYVLASMLPLVILAVISGWFEHSFETFVTNQLPSWAALNMEHSTALILILITSFVALMGIFFAWFKYIKQDGFSSSWENNFMYKILKNQYYVPWFYENIICKSYLYLSKIAYKQVDLKIIDAFVDGIAHFIYSSGKEARIVQKASLSSSLKVMTIGILVLFIFAAVIFFKKVI; encoded by the coding sequence ATGGAAATTTTTGTTTATCTTGCACTGTTTTCACCTCTTGTAGGTTCTTTAGTCGCAGCCTTGTTTGCAATGAAAAAGAAAGTTTTATTTACAGGGATTTTTACTTCTTGTCTTTTGGGAATTTCTACACTTTCTTCTTTTTATTTATTGTATTTTATTTTTACAACAAATGAAGTAATCCAAGTAGAATTAATGCAATGGATTAATATTGGGAATATAAATGTTTCTTTTTCTTTTGTAGTAGATTATATTTCTGTTGTAATGATGTGTGTAGTTACGTTGGTATCAACCATGGTACATATTCATTCTATTGGTTATATGGAAGATGATAAGGGTTTTAACAGGTACTTTTCTTATTTAAGTGCTTTTGTATTTTCTATGCTTGTTTTAGTGATGTCTGATAATTTTTTGGGTTTATTTATAGGCTGGGAAGGTGTTGGTTTATGTTCTTGGTTACTTATTGGTTTTTGGTATCACAAAGACTCTGCTTCTTGGGCAGCAAATGAAGCATTTATAATGAACAGAGTGGCTGATTTGGGAATGTTAATAGCAATCTTTTTGATTTTTTGGAATTTAGGTTCTTTAAATTATGATATTGTTTTTGCTAATATTTCTACTTTAGATATAGAAACTATAAGTTTAATAGGAATATTTTTATTTATAGGAGCTATGGGTAAATCAGCACAATTTCCTTTTCATACTTGGTTGGCTGATGCAATGGAAGGACCAACTCCTGTATCTGCCCTTATTCATGCTGCTACTATGGTAACAGCTGGAGTTTATTTATTAGTACGTTGTAATGAGATTTATGTATTAATACCTCATATAGGTTATGCAATTGCTTGTTTGGGAGCTTTTGTTGCTATTTTTGCAGCCTCAATGGCTTTAGTACATAATGATATGAAAAAAATCATTGCGTATTCAACGCTTTCACAATTGGGATATATGTTTGTAGCTGCTGGATTAGGCGCTTATTGGGTAGCTTTATTTCATCTTGTTACTCATGCTTTTTTCAAATCAGTTCTGTTTTTAGGTGCGGGAAATGTTATGCATGCTATGCACAATGAATTAGATATTAGAAAAATGGGTGGTTTGTATAAACAAATGAAAAGTACCGCAATAATCATGATTATTGCTTCAATTGCACTTGCAGGAATTTATCCTTTAGCCGGTTTTTTCTCAAAAGATAAAATTTTAGAAGCAGCTTTTAATGCAGATGCCACATTTATTTGGTTTGTATTATGGAGTGGTGCATTTATGACTGCTTTTTATTCTTTTAGATTGATTTTTAAAGTCTTTTTTGGAAAAGTTTCTTATGATGTAGATACGTTAAAGCCTCATGAAACACATAACTATGTTTTGGCTTCCATGCTTCCTTTAGTTATTTTAGCTGTTATATCAGGTTGGTTTGAACATAGTTTTGAGACTTTTGTTACGAATCAATTGCCATCTTGGGCTGCTTTAAACATGGAACACTCTACGGCACTTATTTTAATTTTAATTACTTCTTTTGTGGCTCTTATGGGAATATTCTTTGCTTGGTTTAAATACATTAAACAAGATGGTTTTTCATCTTCTTGGGAAAATAATTTTATGTATAAAATATTAAAAAATCAATATTATGTGCCTTGGTTTTATGAGAATATTATTTGTAAATCGTATTTGTATTTATCTAAAATAGCGTATAAACAAGTGGATTTAAAAATAATTGATGCTTTTGTTGATGGTATTGCCCATTTTATTTATTCAAGTGGAAAAGAAGCCAGAATTGTACAAAAAGCTTCTTTATCTTCTTCTTTAAAAGTTATGACTATAGGAATACTTGTGTTATTTATTTTTGCTGCTGTTATTTTTTTTAAGAAGGTGATATAA
- the nuoK gene encoding NADH-quinone oxidoreductase subunit NuoK, producing MTLNAYLILSALLFCIGLFGVLRRKNLLMLFFSTEIMLNACNIGFVAVSRHYGDLTGQMFSFFIVAIAASEVAIGLGLLILWFKKKNSIDLDSLTKMKG from the coding sequence ATGACCTTGAATGCTTATTTGATTTTATCAGCTTTGCTTTTTTGTATTGGCTTATTTGGAGTACTTAGAAGAAAAAATCTTTTAATGCTCTTTTTTTCTACTGAAATTATGCTAAATGCATGCAATATTGGTTTTGTTGCAGTATCGCGACATTATGGAGATTTAACCGGTCAAATGTTTTCTTTTTTTATCGTTGCAATTGCTGCATCTGAAGTTGCTATTGGTTTGGGTTTGTTAATCCTTTGGTTTAAAAAGAAAAATTCTATTGATTTAGACTCACTTACTAAGATGAAAGGTTAA
- a CDS encoding NADH-quinone oxidoreductase subunit J: protein MYEIIAFYLFSFLCVGMFSITVTTNNVLYALSSLAAGMIFISAFFFILDADFLGVVQIVVYTGAVMALYAFGMMFFDSLSGIDEKISNPRLVFALSGLIALCIVLIFSFPLIDVGIVAHAPVHPSWGNTQDVGIVLFTKYLVAFEVAAVMLLVAMIGGIILAGKKMDISYSSLSEDEITSLEKKDEK, encoded by the coding sequence ATGTACGAAATTATTGCTTTTTATTTATTTTCTTTTTTATGCGTAGGGATGTTTTCTATTACGGTAACTACTAATAATGTTTTATACGCTTTGTCTTCATTAGCAGCTGGAATGATATTTATTTCTGCTTTTTTCTTTATTTTAGATGCTGATTTTTTAGGGGTGGTTCAAATTGTTGTTTATACAGGAGCTGTTATGGCTTTATATGCTTTTGGAATGATGTTTTTTGATTCTTTGTCTGGCATTGATGAAAAAATATCCAATCCTCGTTTAGTGTTTGCCTTATCTGGACTTATTGCTTTATGTATTGTACTTATTTTTTCTTTTCCTTTAATTGATGTGGGAATAGTAGCCCATGCGCCTGTTCATCCTTCATGGGGGAATACTCAAGATGTAGGAATCGTATTGTTTACTAAGTATTTGGTGGCTTTTGAAGTAGCTGCTGTTATGTTGTTAGTAGCAATGATTGGTGGAATTATTTTAGCTGGTAAAAAAATGGATATTTCTTATTCGTCTTTAAGTGAAGATGAAATTACAAGCTTAGAAAAAAAGGATGAAAAATGA
- the nuoI gene encoding NADH-quinone oxidoreductase subunit NuoI, which translates to MNVEDFKNRNVGQGSYVNVKQDEYPETPWAEFKQVFKRSLKGELLGGLKITFIMMKEALFNKQMHTVQYPAEKLPIGPRYRAVHKLLALLESGENRCIGCGLCEKICIADCIRLDTKIDENSRKEVLEFSINFGRCIFCGYCAEVCPELAIVHGERYENASEQRAHFVLKEDMATPLDKLIFQKEYDGFGAVSPDADKRVKKTPLFY; encoded by the coding sequence ATGAATGTGGAAGATTTTAAAAACAGAAATGTAGGGCAGGGCTCTTATGTAAATGTTAAACAAGATGAATATCCGGAAACTCCTTGGGCTGAATTTAAACAAGTGTTTAAACGCTCACTTAAAGGAGAGCTTTTAGGTGGTTTGAAAATCACGTTTATTATGATGAAAGAAGCCTTATTTAACAAACAAATGCATACCGTGCAATATCCTGCTGAAAAACTTCCAATAGGTCCACGATACAGAGCAGTGCACAAATTATTAGCACTGTTAGAATCAGGGGAAAACAGATGTATTGGTTGTGGTTTATGTGAAAAGATTTGTATTGCTGATTGTATTAGATTGGATACAAAAATTGATGAAAACTCAAGAAAAGAAGTATTAGAATTTTCTATTAATTTTGGACGTTGTATTTTTTGTGGGTATTGTGCTGAGGTTTGTCCTGAGTTAGCTATTGTTCATGGGGAGAGGTATGAAAATGCCAGTGAACAGCGTGCCCATTTTGTTCTAAAAGAAGATATGGCAACACCCTTGGATAAACTTATTTTCCAAAAAGAATACGATGGTTTTGGTGCTGTTTCACCAGATGCAGACAAAAGAGTTAAAAAAACTCCTTTGTTTTACTAG
- the nuoH gene encoding NADH-quinone oxidoreductase subunit NuoH, with product METIIIETIVKVLIVLTVFSALAGFTTYIERKVLAFMQRRLGPMNVGPYGLLQVLADGIKLFTKEDVIPANASKPVFMIAPIITAATAFIAMSAIPFFPEFELFGYTVRPIIADINIGVLFVLGVASVGLYGPLLAGMSSANKWGLLGGARTAIQLLSYEVVSGLALLAPIMLVGSLSLIDLNNYQSGGMLSWMIFTQPLAFLLFLIAGFAETNRTPFDLLEHEAELVAGYATEYSGMRWGMFFIGEYANLFTICFLVSLVFLGGFNDWGFIPGGLAIILKVMFLIFLFLWTRASWPHIRPDQLMWLCWKVLMPLAVLNILLTGVIVMIGL from the coding sequence ATGGAAACAATAATTATTGAAACCATTGTTAAAGTACTTATCGTTTTAACAGTTTTCTCTGCTTTGGCTGGTTTTACTACTTATATTGAGAGAAAAGTTTTGGCTTTCATGCAAAGACGTTTAGGACCTATGAATGTAGGACCTTATGGTTTATTGCAAGTATTAGCAGATGGAATTAAACTTTTTACAAAAGAAGATGTAATTCCTGCAAATGCTTCCAAACCTGTATTTATGATAGCTCCTATTATTACAGCAGCAACAGCTTTTATAGCTATGAGTGCCATTCCTTTTTTTCCAGAATTTGAGCTTTTTGGATATACAGTACGACCTATTATTGCAGATATTAATATAGGTGTGTTATTTGTACTAGGCGTTGCTTCTGTTGGTTTATATGGACCTTTATTAGCAGGAATGAGTTCTGCAAATAAATGGGGGTTATTAGGAGGTGCTAGAACAGCTATTCAGTTACTTTCTTATGAAGTGGTTTCTGGACTTGCTTTATTAGCTCCTATTATGTTAGTTGGTTCTTTATCTTTAATTGATTTGAATAATTATCAAAGTGGGGGAATGTTATCGTGGATGATATTTACTCAGCCTTTGGCATTTTTACTTTTTTTGATTGCTGGTTTTGCTGAAACCAATAGAACACCTTTTGATTTACTTGAACATGAAGCAGAATTAGTTGCTGGCTATGCGACTGAGTATTCAGGTATGAGATGGGGAATGTTTTTTATTGGAGAATATGCCAATTTATTTACTATTTGTTTTTTAGTCTCTTTGGTATTTTTAGGCGGTTTCAATGATTGGGGATTTATTCCAGGAGGACTTGCTATTATTTTAAAAGTAATGTTCTTAATCTTTTTATTTTTATGGACAAGAGCTTCATGGCCTCATATTAGACCAGATCAATTGATGTGGTTGTGTTGGAAAGTACTAATGCCTTTAGCTGTATTAAATATACTCTTAACGGGTGTGATTGTGATGATAGGATTATAA
- a CDS encoding NADH-quinone oxidoreductase subunit G yields MSEKINLVIDGKAVQAKEGETLLNVSRANDIFVPALCYLSRCSPTLACRLCLVEVDGKQVYSCNAKVKEGMTVSTSTEKIETERRSIMEVYDVNHPLQCGVCDQSGECELQNYSLYMKVDKQHYAIPDVARPTSHWGVMNYDPGLCIVCEKCVTVCKDMIGSSALSTVKRGSEPIFKSFKETMPKDAYSMWNKLNKSLIGFDENACTDCGECISVCPVGALVSNDFQYKSNSWELTRIPASNPHSSDCSLMYYETKFESIDTHRVQKIYRVTNDHHYSTLNGAARFAYDFENKSVGKIKIAFENAIEAFKEAKNLRFNSFITNEEAFILQKLKEKLGFRLINKDAYAYQEFLKHFSCTSGTSLYNATLDDVHKSNFVISVGSFLKSDLPHARYALNNSVIMNKGAALYFHPIQDPIMERIGKKGKTTQFIYPPALKEEMVLYYILDTFGKDLPSAILDHINSFKETRSRTVEETVKETVITIKVDEETGEEKEIKKVVSKKVSKEEEYEHSKILDEINASQDLSSLVQTMLAKKDKFSLIVGEDLIFHPQASTLAKLLGLIQRCTEFKVLIIPSSTNTLGVSLLCDLDKEEVEGKSVSYNEKSDFELSSLGDGDLDMPALNQQEGTFTNINKRIVPTNAALDFTGYNLNDLANVLLEEDIEHTIEYTKKLPINKGFLSIDFDDLKNEFTNDRLENRGYVLNSYDIDISEEIEISSALELEPKSEEVVIYRANPMNQFNEFTAKAHETSNKSGVFVSEVYLKSLEMQDEDRIFINANGLSLETNVYLDNQIEGDIVYVSTFDKNLRTKALFTNSRYNIALIKKA; encoded by the coding sequence ATGAGTGAAAAAATAAACTTAGTTATTGATGGAAAAGCGGTACAAGCAAAAGAAGGCGAAACTTTACTTAATGTATCAAGGGCCAATGATATTTTTGTACCAGCTTTATGTTATTTAAGCAGATGTTCACCTACGCTTGCATGTAGATTGTGTTTAGTTGAAGTTGATGGAAAACAAGTATATTCCTGTAATGCCAAAGTAAAAGAAGGTATGACAGTAAGTACAAGCACAGAAAAAATTGAAACAGAACGTAGATCTATCATGGAAGTTTATGATGTAAATCATCCTTTGCAATGTGGAGTATGTGATCAAAGTGGAGAGTGTGAACTTCAAAACTATTCTTTGTATATGAAAGTTGATAAACAGCATTATGCAATTCCTGATGTAGCTCGACCAACGTCTCATTGGGGAGTTATGAATTATGACCCAGGTCTTTGTATTGTATGCGAAAAATGTGTAACGGTTTGTAAGGACATGATTGGTTCAAGTGCATTATCAACGGTTAAAAGAGGATCTGAGCCTATTTTTAAATCTTTTAAAGAAACTATGCCTAAAGATGCCTATTCTATGTGGAATAAATTAAATAAATCTTTAATTGGTTTTGATGAAAATGCCTGTACAGATTGTGGTGAGTGTATTTCTGTTTGCCCTGTTGGAGCTTTAGTATCTAATGATTTTCAATACAAATCAAACTCTTGGGAGTTAACACGAATTCCTGCATCAAATCCTCATTCAAGTGATTGTTCATTAATGTATTATGAAACCAAGTTTGAATCTATTGATACACACAGAGTTCAAAAAATATACCGAGTAACCAATGACCATCACTATTCAACGTTAAACGGCGCTGCTCGTTTTGCTTATGATTTTGAGAATAAGAGTGTAGGTAAAATTAAAATAGCTTTTGAAAATGCAATAGAAGCTTTTAAAGAAGCAAAAAATCTTAGATTTAATTCTTTTATTACCAATGAAGAAGCCTTTATTTTACAAAAATTAAAAGAAAAATTGGGATTTAGATTAATTAATAAAGATGCTTATGCGTATCAAGAATTTTTGAAACATTTTTCTTGCACTTCTGGTACGAGTTTATACAATGCAACACTAGATGATGTACATAAATCAAATTTTGTTATCTCTGTAGGGTCTTTTTTGAAAAGTGATTTACCACATGCCAGATATGCTTTAAACAACTCTGTTATTATGAATAAGGGTGCGGCTTTATACTTTCATCCCATACAAGATCCTATTATGGAACGTATTGGTAAAAAAGGCAAAACTACACAATTTATTTATCCACCTGCTTTAAAAGAAGAGATGGTTTTATATTATATTTTAGATACTTTTGGAAAAGATCTACCTTCTGCTATTCTTGATCATATAAATTCTTTTAAAGAAACAAGAAGCAGAACAGTAGAAGAGACAGTAAAAGAAACAGTTATTACTATTAAAGTAGATGAAGAAACAGGTGAAGAAAAAGAGATTAAAAAAGTTGTGTCTAAAAAAGTATCCAAAGAAGAAGAATATGAACATTCAAAAATCTTAGATGAGATTAATGCTTCACAAGATTTAAGTTCTTTAGTACAGACAATGCTTGCTAAAAAAGATAAGTTTTCATTGATTGTGGGAGAAGATTTAATATTTCATCCCCAAGCTTCTACTTTAGCAAAACTCTTAGGTTTGATTCAACGATGTACCGAATTTAAAGTTCTTATTATTCCAAGTTCTACGAATACGCTGGGGGTATCTTTACTTTGTGATTTAGATAAAGAAGAAGTTGAAGGGAAAAGTGTTTCTTATAATGAGAAATCAGACTTTGAACTTTCTTCTTTAGGGGATGGAGATTTAGATATGCCTGCTTTAAATCAACAAGAAGGAACCTTTACGAATATTAATAAACGAATAGTACCCACCAATGCTGCTTTAGATTTTACAGGGTATAACTTAAATGATTTAGCAAATGTTTTATTAGAAGAAGATATTGAACATACTATTGAATATACAAAAAAACTGCCTATTAATAAAGGTTTTTTAAGTATAGATTTTGATGATTTGAAAAATGAATTTACGAATGACAGACTTGAAAACAGAGGTTATGTTCTTAATTCTTATGATATTGATATTAGTGAAGAAATTGAAATTTCATCTGCCCTGGAACTAGAGCCAAAAAGTGAAGAAGTAGTAATTTACAGAGCCAATCCTATGAATCAATTTAATGAATTTACAGCAAAAGCACATGAAACATCAAATAAATCGGGTGTTTTTGTTTCTGAAGTATATTTAAAAAGCTTAGAAATGCAAGATGAAGACAGAATTTTTATTAATGCAAATGGATTGTCTTTAGAAACAAATGTTTATTTAGATAATCAAATAGAAGGTGATATTGTTTATGTTTCTACCTTTGATAAAAACCTAAGAACTAAAGCATTGTTTACAAATAGCAGATATAATATTGCATTAATCAAAAAGGCTTAA